The following are encoded in a window of Gossypium raimondii isolate GPD5lz chromosome 13, ASM2569854v1, whole genome shotgun sequence genomic DNA:
- the LOC105784339 gene encoding uncharacterized protein LOC105784339, which translates to MGKLIEEKALDQKLNGHQHRDRDHARQKPGLNNNYNNKSLEEKVSEFLYNDFAESDGNWVNDATTDGYGSDGNESNDSIQHTLYWESQQALLQEILERYMLIGSKLRQEVNGIIEEAKETEFCSCINQYQTLSFAIGCINCLRKRVINLLCHKGLKATLCVSKWKHTKNYPAGSHEYIEVMASTQGRKKQIPLVIELEFRDQFEIAKACDEYMKLVDKLPLCYVGKTEYLNPIVGVMCDAAKRSMEEKKLHMGPWRKRSFMQMKWSSTSERRSLNDEPSRQLLHQSCSKSSKPAAAGIISKRKLDNSC; encoded by the exons ATGGGTAAGCTCATAGAAGAGAAGGCTCTTGATCAGAAATTGAATGGCCATCAGCATCGTGATCGTGATCATGCTCGTCAAAAACCTGGgcttaataataattataataataaaagccTTGAAGAGAAAGTTTCAGAGTTTTTGTACAATGATTTTGCAGAATCAGATGGTAATTGGGTTAATGATGCAACAACCGATGGCTATGGTTCAGATGGTAATGAATCCAATGATTCTATCCAACACACCCTTTACTGGGAATCCCAGCAGGCCTTGCTTCAG GAAATACTAGAGCGTTATATGTTAATAGGTTCCAAGTTACGGCAAGAAGTTAATGGAATAATAGAGGAGGCCAAAGAGACGGAGTTTTGTAGCTGCATTAATCAATATCAAACCTTAAGCTTTGCTATTGGTTGCATCAACTGCTTGCGCAAGAGAGTTATAAATCTGCTTTGTCACAAAGGCCTTAAGGCCACTCTCTGTGTTTCTAAGTGGAAACACACCAAAAACTATCCTGCAG GGTCACATGAATACATCGAGGTGATGGCAAGCACACAAGGGCGAAAGAAGCAAATCCCACTCGTAATCGAATTGGAATTCAGGGACCAATTCGAGATCGCGAAAGCATGCGACGAGTACATGAAACTGGTAGACAAATTACCGTTGTGTTACGTAGGCAAAACTGAGTACCTCAACCCTATCGTGGGAGTGATGTGCGATGCTGCCAAAAGGTCAATGGAGGAGAAGAAACTGCATATGGGTCCTTGGAGAAAGCGAAGCTTCATGCAGATGAAATGGTCTAGTACTTCCGAGCGACGATCCCTTAACGACGAACCTTCGAGGCAACTACTTCATCAATCTTGCTCAAAATCTTCCAAACCTGCTGCCGCAGGAATCATTTCCAAACGAAAACTTGACAATTCTTGCTGA